The Chitiniphilus purpureus sequence GCCCCAGTGCGCCAGTTGCGGGACCGCATCGCCCAGCAGCAGCCCGACCAGCGTCCACGCCAGCCAATTGCCATACATCGATAGCGCCGAGCCGAAATAGTAGTGCCGCAGATGGACAGGCCCGCCCTTGCCCAACGTGTTGATGACGATGGCGAAGGTCTCGTCGGTGAGAAAGAAGGCGGCGAGCGCACGCTGCGCGCGCGGCCAGGCAAGTACCTGCTGCCGCAGCGCGGCGCCGTACAACGCGTGGCGCAGGTTGACGATGAAGGTGGTGGCAATGATGACCCACGCCCCGGTGCCGGCGGCGAGCAGGCTGATCGCGATGAACTGGCTGGCGCCGCCGAACACCAGCAGCGACATGGCCAGGGTGGCCAGGGGCGTCAGCCCGGCAGGGCCCGCCAATG is a genomic window containing:
- a CDS encoding AzlC family ABC transporter permease, translated to MSRHSAGSDFWAGIRDTLPMLIGAAPFGLIFGTLAGPAGLTPLATLAMSLLVFGGASQFIAISLLAAGTGAWVIIATTFIVNLRHALYGAALRQQVLAWPRAQRALAAFFLTDETFAIVINTLGKGGPVHLRHYYFGSALSMYGNWLAWTLVGLLLGDAVPQLAHWGLEFAMVATFIGIVVPLLRGRADLLAALVAGVVALLAHGLPYKLGLMVAACAGIAAGLAMERYGRTPS